The proteins below come from a single Microtus pennsylvanicus isolate mMicPen1 chromosome 13, mMicPen1.hap1, whole genome shotgun sequence genomic window:
- the LOC142834178 gene encoding alpha-1-acid glycoprotein-like isoform X2, translated as MVLHVVLVILSLLPLLEAQNPEPANITGTAITNDTLIWLSGKWFYIGAALRNPSFKQEAQKIQAEYFCFTPNLTDDTLLLQEYQTTEDRCVFNSSKLEVQRENGGSRRTCCPPESVHETQGLHACVCPGRQEKLGTVLICEQAGYCPRAS; from the exons ATGGTGCTGCACGTGGTTCTTGTCATTTTGAGCCTCTTGCCACTGCTGGAGGCCCAGAACCCAGAACCTGCCAACATCACAGGCACAGCTATTACCAACGACACGCTGATCTGG CTCTCTGGCAAATGGTTTTACATCGGCGCCGCTCTACGCAACCCCAGCTTCAAACAGGAGGCTCAAAAGATACAGGCAGAATATTTTTGCTTTACCCCCAACTTGACAGATGACACTCTCCTGCTCCAGGAGTACCAGACCAC GGAGGACCGCTGTGTCTTTAACTCCAGCAAGCTGGAAGTCCAGAGAGAGAATGG AGGGAGCAGAAGAACATGTTGCCCACCTGAAAGTGTTCATGAAACACAGGGGCTTCATGCTTGCGTTTGCCCCGGAAGACAAGAAAAACTGGGGACTGTCCTTATATG CGAACAAGCCGGATACTGCCCCAGAGCTTCTTGA
- the LOC142834178 gene encoding alpha-1-acid glycoprotein-like isoform X1 — protein MVLHVVLVILSLLPLLEAQNPEPANITGTAITNDTLIWLSGKWFYIGAALRNPSFKQEAQKIQAEYFCFTPNLTDDTLLLQEYQTTEDRCVFNSSKLEVQRENGGSRRTCCPPESVHETQGLHACVCPGRQEKLGTVLIWICAVSSRSSVSQRERRQRRVPRKARRGWAQLCSVFMLTTPTLCILVLSPHQ, from the exons ATGGTGCTGCACGTGGTTCTTGTCATTTTGAGCCTCTTGCCACTGCTGGAGGCCCAGAACCCAGAACCTGCCAACATCACAGGCACAGCTATTACCAACGACACGCTGATCTGG CTCTCTGGCAAATGGTTTTACATCGGCGCCGCTCTACGCAACCCCAGCTTCAAACAGGAGGCTCAAAAGATACAGGCAGAATATTTTTGCTTTACCCCCAACTTGACAGATGACACTCTCCTGCTCCAGGAGTACCAGACCAC GGAGGACCGCTGTGTCTTTAACTCCAGCAAGCTGGAAGTCCAGAGAGAGAATGG AGGGAGCAGAAGAACATGTTGCCCACCTGAAAGTGTTCATGAAACACAGGGGCTTCATGCTTGCGTTTGCCCCGGAAGACAAGAAAAACTGGGGACTGTCCTTATATG GATATGTGCAgtcagcagcagaagcagcgtgagccagagagaaagaagacagaggagggtCCCTAGGAAGGCCAGGCGTGGGTGGGCTCAGCTGTGTTCTGTTTTCATGCTCACCACGCCCACCCTGTGCATCTTGGTCCTTTCTCCACACCAATAA